The DNA region GATCGCATCACGATCGTACCGCCCGCAGATGCACTTCGCATGGGTCTGAACACCGACATGCTGGCTTACAATGAGTGGCCGGGAATGCCGCTCTGCGGGCCGGGTGCAGCCACTGATGCCGTCTGCCACGGCCATTCGGCGGTCGAAGCGGCTGAGGCGCCCGGGCAGGCTGCAGTCGCAGACACAAGCGAGAAACTGCCGACAACCCAGCCGATGGACTTTCTCCTGATGCATCACGGCAATTGTCAGGAGGAGTGCACGCAGTGGATTTCTGCGGAAGGAGACATCACTCCCGATACCCCGGCCCGGCTGAAGGCGATCTTGAAGCCGCTCGGCGAAAGAAAGCTGCCGATCGTGCTTCAGTCCAATGGCGGGGACATGGATGCGGCTTTCGCAATGGGACGCATCATCCGTGCTGCAGGTCTGGAGACCTCGGTTGGCAGAACACGGTTGCCGAACTGCCCGACCCTAAATCCGCGTTGCAAGGCGAGCATGGCCAAAAGCGGGTCGACCGAGGGGGAGGTCTCCGCCGGCGGTGCATACTGCCTTTCGACCTGTGCTCTCGTCTTGATGAGCGGAACGCCGCGGATTGTCGGATATTCCGATATCGGCCTTGTGAGACCCACGACGGCTGAATCTACGAAATTCTTCGCCTATTTCGAAGAGATGGGTGTCAATGCCGAGTCTTTCGAGGCGATGATGATCGCGACCTCGATTGAGCGAAAAGAAATCCCTCGTGCGCAGGCGCTCGAGCTTGGCATCGTCAATGGCATCATCCCTTATGGTGATGAGCCCGGCGATCGCCTGTGTGGACCCGATGCCAAGGAAAGTCTTCGATGCCCCAGAAAAGCTGAGGCAGAGATCGTTCCTGTTGCTGGGGCCTCGAATTGACGCGGAAGGGAACGCCATGACAGCGGTTTGCCCACGCACTGACGTGACAACCAGTTCGTCGTCCCTCTATCCCTTGTCCTTCAAATCGTTCTTCGATGTCACGCTCATGAGCTTCTCGAGGAAGCCGAGCATGACGGCCGAGGCGACGAAGGCGAGGTGCATCAGAGTCAGCCACATGATCTTGCCGTCGTCGTATTTGTCGGCATTGAGAAAGACCTGCAGCAAGTGGATGGAGGAGATGGCGACGATCGAGGAGGCGACCTTGATCTTGAGGCTACCTGAATCGAGCTTGCCAAGGAAGGAAACCTCGTTGTCCGCATCGCTGGCCTCGTCGAAACGGCTGACGAAATTCTCGTAGCCTGAAATCATCACCATGACGATCAGACTGGCGACGAGGGCGGCATCGATTAGGCCGAGCATGGCAAGGATCATTTCCGCCTCGTCGAGCACGAAAACATCGGCGGCGATTTTCAGGAACTTGTAGCCGAAGGAAACGGCATAGACGGCGAGCGCCGCCACCAGGCCGATATAGAAGGCGACCAGGATCCAGCGGCTCGACAGGATGATGCGCTCGATGATGAGTTCCAGTGCTTTCATGTCTTTACCTTAAGAAGCCGCGATCGTTGAGCGCCACATAATGATCCAGCAGGGCGGTCGCAAGGCGAGCGCTATTCACAGCATGCCGATATTTCGATATCCCAGTGGCGAGGACAAGCGCTTTCGCGCCCGCGAAAGGCCGGGACGGAGGAGCATCCATGCCATCAATCAAATCCGATATCGAAATCGCGCGCGCCGCGGCCAAGAGGCCGATCTTCGATATTGGGGCAAAGCTCGGCATGGCGGCCGAGCAGCTCGTCCCCTATGGTCACGACAAGGCAAAGGTCAGCGCCGAGTTCATCGCGGCGCAGGCGGGCAAGAAGGACGGCAAGCTGATCCTCGTCACAGCGATCAATCCGACGCCGGCCGGCGAGGGCAAGACGACGACAACAGTCGGCCTCGGCGACGGGCTGAACCGGATCGGTAAAAGGGCGATCGTCTGCATACGCGAGGCGTCGCTCGGTCCCTGCTTCGGCGTCAAGGGCGGGGCGGCCGGCGGCGGCTATGCGCAGGTCGTGCCGATGGAAGATATCAACCTGCATTTCACCGGCGATTTCCACGCGATCACCTCGGCGCACAATCTGCTGGCGGCGATGATCGACAACCACATCTACTGGGGCAATGGAGAGAATATCGACATTCGCCGCATCGCCTGGCGGCGGGTCATGGACATGAACGACCGGGCGCTAAGGAGCATGGTCTCCTCGCTCGGCGGCGTCGCCAACGGTTTTCCACGCCAGGGCGGCTTCGACATCACCGTCGCTTCCGAGGTGATGGCGATCCTCTGCCTGGCCACCGATCTGAAGGATCTGGAGCGGCGGCTCGGCGACATCATCATCGGCTACCGCTTCGACAAGACGCCGGTGCATGCGCGCGATCTGAAAGCCGACGGCGCCATGGCCGTGCTGCTCAAGGATGCGATGCAGCCGAACCTCGTGCAGACGCTGGAGAACAATCCGGCCTTCGTACATGGCGGTCCCTTCGCAAATATAGCCCATGGCTGCAATTCGGTGACGGCGACGAAGACGGCGCTGAAGCTCGCAGATTACGTGGTGACGGAAGCGGGATTCGGAGCGGATCTCGGGGCTGAGAAATTCTTCAATATCAAATGCCGCAAGGCCGGGCTGAGGCCGGACGCGGCCGTCATCGTCGCGACCGTCAGGGCGCTGAAGATGAATGGTGGCGTCAAGAAGGAGGATCTCGGCACCGAGGATGTCGTGGCGTTGAAAAAGGGCTGCGCCAATCTTGGCCGCCACGTTGCCAATGTGCGCCGCTTCGGCGTGCCCGTGGTCGTCGCGATCAATCATTTCGTTTCGGATACCGATGCCGAGATCGCGGCGGTGAAGGAATTCGTGTCGCGGCTCGGCGCTGAAGCGATCCTCTGCCAGCACTGGGCGAAGGGTTCGGCCGGTATCGAGGAACTGGCGCATAAGGTGGTGGAACTGGCCGAATCCGGCCAAGCGAAATTTCAGCCGCTCTACGGCGACGACATTTCGCTGTTCGAAAAGATCGAGATCGTCGCCTCGAAGATCTACCATGCCGGCGAGGTGACCGCCGACAAGGCGGTGCGCGATCAGCTGCAGACATGGGAGGAGCAGGGCTACGGCAAGCTGCCGGTCTGCATGGCGAAGACGCAATATTCCTTCTCCACCGATCC from Rhizobium sp. NLR16a includes:
- a CDS encoding formate--tetrahydrofolate ligase, which translates into the protein MPSIKSDIEIARAAAKRPIFDIGAKLGMAAEQLVPYGHDKAKVSAEFIAAQAGKKDGKLILVTAINPTPAGEGKTTTTVGLGDGLNRIGKRAIVCIREASLGPCFGVKGGAAGGGYAQVVPMEDINLHFTGDFHAITSAHNLLAAMIDNHIYWGNGENIDIRRIAWRRVMDMNDRALRSMVSSLGGVANGFPRQGGFDITVASEVMAILCLATDLKDLERRLGDIIIGYRFDKTPVHARDLKADGAMAVLLKDAMQPNLVQTLENNPAFVHGGPFANIAHGCNSVTATKTALKLADYVVTEAGFGADLGAEKFFNIKCRKAGLRPDAAVIVATVRALKMNGGVKKEDLGTEDVVALKKGCANLGRHVANVRRFGVPVVVAINHFVSDTDAEIAAVKEFVSRLGAEAILCQHWAKGSAGIEELAHKVVELAESGQAKFQPLYGDDISLFEKIEIVASKIYHAGEVTADKAVRDQLQTWEEQGYGKLPVCMAKTQYSFSTDPNLRGAPEGHIVSVREVRLSAGAGFVVAITGEIMTMPGLPKSPSAERIFLNEQGYIEGLF
- a CDS encoding TIGR00645 family protein; its protein translation is MKALELIIERIILSSRWILVAFYIGLVAALAVYAVSFGYKFLKIAADVFVLDEAEMILAMLGLIDAALVASLIVMVMISGYENFVSRFDEASDADNEVSFLGKLDSGSLKIKVASSIVAISSIHLLQVFLNADKYDDGKIMWLTLMHLAFVASAVMLGFLEKLMSVTSKNDLKDKG